The genomic stretch CGGTCGGATGCGTTGGAATGCTAATCCAATACTCTATTCTTTATTGAAATTAAATCATGCACGTACATTAAATAATTCTCAATGATTGTGATTAATTATTATGCTTATGTTGTGAACTATGAATTGTTGTTTGCCTTGAATGTTTAATATTTGAATTAACTATGATGAAAAGTGAGATGAAATAAGATTAAGGACAAGTTGAATGATTTAGAAAGATAAATCACGTTATGAAAATGACTTAGATGGTGATGCTTGGACGCGAAGGTACCTCAGAGTGTACCGCTGACGAGTAGTCGCTTCGCTTAAATTGTGAACTAATGGGCTTTGTATGGAACATGCGTGGTTTATGTTATGAGATGGGTGAATGTGGTCACCTAGTGATTGATGAGAGCAATCACGTGGAATATTGATGAACTTAATTAAGACCTAGTTAAATAGCAGCTTAATGATCTGCACACTTAAATAAATGTTAGTAGATTTTATTGTTCTTTAAGTACTTTGTTATTCTCAAAATCCAATAACTATGAACATATTTTGTTCTATCTTGTTCTATCAGTATGCCCCCTTAATGGTTGAATCCTTGAATTCTATATTCACATTGTCTTTTGTATACCTGTATTTAAATTGAGACAAAGTGAAAATACAATATATACATCCTTCTCTCCAATTACACATTatcaaaaaaaggaaaaaaaaagagtaaaatcATATGTAAAACATCTATAAACACTTATAAGTTTAAAACTAATCAAGATTAAGCatttaaatgaaagaaaatagacaATATAACATATGAATGAAAGTAAAACATGTTTTATATATATGATCAACATAAAGTAAGCATAAACTCAATAGCATGTACCTTGTGATTTCTTTTACATCAATATACTCTTTTTACTACATGAGGTGCAAACTAAAGATTAATTAAAACATCAAGTTACAATATAACATCTCATAATcatataatataaaatacattAACATAAAATCAACATACATACTTCTGACATAACCTTTAGTCCTTTACACCACAACACACATAAAAAATATACCTTTTACTTCTCTAATGTCTCCTTCTCTAGCCGTATTATAAACATACATAATATATctaaattattttcaaccaaccaTATAGTATACTACCATACGGTTTCTCATCCCTTAATGTTATGCATGGCAACAAAATTCCATGTATGTATCATTAATTGCACTTCATACATACATGTATGTATCACACCTATACCTATACATAGGAGTAACGATTAACGAACTGTGGcagtaataacaataataaaaatattaaaaaaacaaaggaCAAATTAATTTTGCGTCTTACTGTATTCTTCACTCTTTTGACTATTATACTGACACAAACAACACAACAACtatcttaaaaataaaaaaaaaacacaattatttTATTCCACAAAACACAACACAAAGAGCTTTTCTACACTCCACAGATATAGAGAGAGAAACAAAAGTGTTTTGTGTCTGTGTGAGACAGAAGAGAGAGAAAGTATTTCTCTGTGATTGTGTGTGTGTTGTGCTGTCATTTTGTTCCAAAAGTATCATTCAATTACAACTAGATTCAGATTGTTTCCAACTCATaagagcaaaaaataaaacatggtaTAGACAAACAAAGTTTGATTCCTTTTCGCTTATACTTTTTCAGATATACAGATTTTACTTTTTTTCCAACAAACAAATCCATGGCTGTTACAGTTACTCTGGAACCctcttgaggtatgttttcagCCATGCAGATAGGTAATTCTGTTGAATTTTCATCCTGATCTGGTTTTTGTTTTTGattgatgttttgtgattttttttatatgtttctGTTAGTGAAATTGAGCTTGATTTATGAGGTTATGGTGATGTATGATGTGTTTTGATTGAGAAAAAGTTGAAGTTGAGTTTGATGAATTTTGGATTTTGTAATCCTGATTAGAGTTGACTTGAATTGATTTTGGATTTTGTTATCTATAGATCCTTTTCTTAGTTGGATAAGTGATTATGACTGAAATTGTTTGTTCAATTATGCTTTATATGATGTTTGCATGTGAtttggtttttgttgttttttaggaAAAATGTTGGTAACTTAGTGATTATGTTAGTTTCCATGTTCCAACCCTTGAGCTTCTTCTTAAAATGCTTCTGGTTTGATTTTACTTCACTGCATGTGGTTCTGTAAATTTCCAGGTTCTAATGGTTTGATAGTTTTTGTTGTATGATCGCGGTTGTGTTAGTTTTAGTGGTTTAAGACGGTTGAACCTTGACCTAGAGGTCTTGCCGGTTCGGTTTATTTCCTCTGTAGCACTGACACCTCTGAAAAAGGGTGTGTCAGTGTCGATGTCCGACACCGACTCCGTCAAATTATTTCCTTTTTTGATGTTTCAGTGTCTGTGTTTCTGGTGTCCGTTTATATCATCTGTTGTTACATTTAAGTTCATTCTAAACAGTTTCTGTATTTCATCATTCTTCCAGGGTGAGATTTTGATGGAAATTTGATCTTCAAATAAAGTACTCAGCCTTGAGaattctgaagattgtggaaGCTTCTTCATGCATTGATTATGGTGACATAAACTGGTCCATCAACAAAGCTTCTCTTCAAATCTTTGCTATGGATAAAAATTTCGAAATTTCGTATTTGTTTGATAACTAAGTAGTATTGCCAAAGGGATTCGGAAGTTGAATTTACATGATGTTTAGTGTTTTCTCAGTACTGTGGCGTTGCAGTAATTTCCCGCATTCAATATTACGAACGATGGTTTGATTACACAATCCAGAATGCAGAAACATCCATACAATTCAATGGAGCCTCGAAAGGAGGAATTCCATTCTGCACCGCAACCGGTCCTACAAGAGCATCTGGACGGCATGCATGCCAATACAAGGCCTTCTCCTTCCTTTAACGTGTCGGAGAATAAACCTGTACATAATTTCTCCATACAGACGGGTGAGGAGTTTGCTCTTGAGTTCATGAGGGACAGGGTGAATGTGAATCTCAAGAAGCCTTCGTTTCCGAATGTTGTCGGAGATCCTAATTACTCGACAGGGTATATGGAATTTAAAGGCCTTTTAGGCCATAAAGGATCAGAGAGTGGTTCCGATGTTTCTATGCTTGCAAGTATTGAAAAAGGTCCGAAAGAGTTTGACAGAAGGAATTCTGCTTTACATCAGGAAAGAAGTAATTATGGCTCAGGGCGATCGATTCCTAGAACATCGTCTACTAATCAAGATAACAACCGAGTCCTGCACGGTATTTCTTCTTCTGGATCTTCTGACAGCTTATCGCGGATGAAGATTCTATGCAGTTTTGGTGGTAGAATATTACCGCGGCCGAGTGATGGAAAGCTTAGATACGTCGGGGGTGAAACACGGATCATTAGCATTAGAAAGGACATAAATTGGCCGGAGCTTATGCAGAAAATATCATCAATCTATAATGAGACTCGAGTAATAAAGTATCAGCTCCCCGGAGAAGATCTTGATGCCCTCGTTTCAGTAACGTCTGACGAGGATCTGCGGAATATGATGGAGGAATGTCATGATCTACAAAGAAGAAGAGGATCGTTAAAGCTTCGGATGTTCCTGTTCTCGATAAATGATTTGGATGATACTCAGTTTGGTCTCGGTAGCATGGATGGTGGTGATTCCGAAGTCCAGTATGTAGTTGCTATTAATGGCATGAATGTGGAATCAAGAAGCAACTCTATACTTCGTTTTGCCGGAAGTTCTAATGATATACAGGAATTAGACCGACAAACTATTGACAAGGAAACTAAAAGAGCTGTGGTTGAATCGTATGGTGTCGGCAGTTCTTCCTTGAGTGGAAATGTTAACCCAGTATTGACAAATCAGTCTTCGCAACCAGTGCTACCAACATCCTCAAATGCTTATGAAGCCTATCCATTCTTTTACGAGGATCCGATCATTCAACAAGGAGGAACTAGTCAATATCCAATACATAATGGCCCTTTTCCCTCTAACAGTTCGGCTCGCAATCTAGCAGATGCTCCGGTTTCTTTGCCTACGTTCGGCGTTGCGAACCAAGGAATCACGAGCGAAGGACAAGCAATGGCATCTGGTGAGTTGCATGTACAAAGTTCTCTTCCTTCGCGTCCATTTGAGGGAGGCTTGCAAGGTAATTTATCCGAGGCGCCAGTTCCAGTGGCTGTATCAGAAGCACTTCATCCTGCAATGCCattagaaaacaagatttcaaCTGCGGAATCAGAAGTGCTGAATCCTATACAGATTTCAAGATCCGGTGAAGATGACTTCTATCCTGCGTCCACAGACGCATTCAGTCGTGCTCTTGTCGATGCTGAATCCAATATAATCGATTTTAGTTGCCTTGAACCGCCTCCGCTTCCTAATAGAGTGTATTATTCAGAGAGAATTATTCCCCGGGAACATGCAGATTTGTTGAACCGGTCTGCAAAGTCAGACGATGCATATGGTTCGCACTTACTCATGGCAGATTTACTTTCTGATTTGAACCGTATGAACTCAGTTAGCGAAACCAGTGACATGTTTCACAATGAGAATCTGTCGAATCTGAACACGGTGTCGAACTCATCGGCAAAGCCTGTGCGTGGAGATGGCCATGCCATCAGCAGCAAACATTTGCCTGATGCAACAAGTCAGGTGAACCCAAAGTTATATCAGCTTGCGGATTCAGATTTGAAGCCGGTATTGTCAGATAACAAAATCTCCGAAAATGAGACAAATACCTCCAAAGATAGTCATAAAATTCTTCCAGCTGATGAAACCAAGAGCACTGAGAATCTTGCTTTTCGCCGAGTTCCTTCTGTTGAACATAACGAGAATCTAACATCTAAACTTCAAGATCAAAATTTGTCTGAGGCCCCTACAAGGGAACCTCTTGATGCTAAATCCAAACCTTCTCAGGGTGACATTCTGATTGATATCGAAGACAGGTTTCCACGTGATTTCCTTTATGATATGTTCTCGAAAGCAGTTCATTCTGAAGATTCCGCAAACATTAGTCCATTGCCAGCTGATAGAGCAGGTTTGAGCTTGAAAATGGACAATCATGAGCCTAAAAGTTGGTCATATTTTCAGAAGTTGGCACATGAAGGGTTTGATAATGTTTCTCTAATCGATCAGGACAATATCGGGTTTTCATCAGCTGTAAGCAAAGTAAAAGAAGGAGATAGTAAGTTCAATATTTCCGCTCCTCCACCAGCAGACGTTATTGTTTTGACAGGACCCAAGGAATCTCATTCCAACATAAATTTTGGACAGGAAAATCAGAATTCCTTACCTGTAATTACTAAAAGCGAGGCTATTGTATTTCAACCAGAAAACAACCATTCGGAACTTAAGGCAAATGAAAATAAGAACATCAACGCCGCCCCAGTGGAAAACATTCGGCCACAAGAGTCTGAATATCAGGTATGTTTTAAATGGTTCTTTATCTTATGAAACTGCACGTATATGTTTCTTTTTTGCTAACAAATCCTTTTGACGGACTGAATGTAGGATGGCAATAATGAGGCAAGAGATGTGGCTGTAGCTCCTCAAGATATTAGTTTTGACGATTTTGACATTAGTACTTTGCAGGTAAAACCTTACTTTTAATGCATCATAGTTCTTCAGCGCTGAAGCATTATGAGTATTGATCTTCTCGATTTCTAAAAAGAAATGGATTCTTCAATTACTATATTTCTTATGTATAATGATGCATGTGACAGATCATAATGAATGCGGACCTTGAAGAGCTGAGAGAACTTGGTTCTGGCACTTTTGGGACTGTGTATCATGGAAAGTGGAGGGGATCAGATGTTGCaattaaaagaataaagaaaagttGTTTCTCCGGCCGGTCTTCAGAACAAGAAAGACTGGTAACTTGTCTATAAATCACATGGagtgatttttgttttgttttcctttAATTGTCATGCCGCTATTTATTAGAGTGACTTATATCGATGAAATTGATATTCTCTTTTAGACGATAGAGTTCTGGCGAGAAGCTGACATACTTTCTAAGCTTCATCATCCAAATGTGGTGGCATTTTATGGCGTGGTGCAAGATGGACCAGGAGGAACAATGGCAACTGTTACGGAGTTCATGGTGGATGGTTCTTTACGACATGTTTTGTTACGAAAAGATAGGTATTGCATTCATCCTACTAAATCATTGCACTTCTATTAAGTGGCTTATTATTCAATGAAGAGCTTAATTTTCATACACTCCCAATGTAAAACGTTTTACGCTATCAATAAATCACAACTAATCTTATGTGTGATTTAAAAGTAGTTATGATTGAAGCTTTGATCTTATCATGGTTCCTTCCAGATACCTTGATCGCCGCAAGAGGCTAATAATTGCCATGGATGCAGCATTTGGAATGGAATACTTACATGCAAAAAATATTGTTCATTTTGACTTGAAATGTGACAATTTGCTTGTGAACTTGAAGGATCCTTTACGGCCAATATGCAAGGTATTTATTTATTCAAGTGTTGGTGACTATTGATTCTATTAAACTCCGTCTTCAGTATTTTGACAATGTTGAGAAACATTATTTTCACCAGGTTGGCGACTTCGGCCTGTCAAAAATCAAGCGGAATACCCTGGTGACCGGTGGTGTGCGTGGAACTCTACCGTGGATGGCACCAGAGCTGCTGAATGGGAGCAGCAATAAGGTTTCAGAAAAGGTAAAATATAACATCATCAGTGGAAATTTATAGTCActattaataacaattaatacAGATTCAGCATtgaccaaaacaaaaataagggttaaatatattttagtcTCTTATTAAATTCGTGAGTTTTCGCTGAAGCTTTGGTGACTAATGCTATCTTGCAAAAATGTTTAGGTTGATGTATTCTCCTTTGGGATTGTATTATGGGAGATTCTTACTGGTGAGGAGCCATATGCTAATATGCACTATGGTGCAATCATAGGTACTGTTCTATTCTCTTCTCTATGAAACTCTCGTTACAATATCTCGGACTCAAAGTTGTGTTGAGTCTCTCTAAAGCACtagtttttcattcttttttttgtaGCATCGACATTTCAGATTAAATGTGTTTGATGTCCGACAATCAAATATTTCAccttttcaaattattatcagtGTCAAAATGTCAATGCCAGTGTCATGTCCAGTGTCTGTGCCTATTGCATGCATATCTGCTTCACTTGTTGTCATATTTTTTCATGCATAAATAAACTGTTTTCTCGTCTATCCTATATTCAAATTTTATATTCTTACTCACTCTCTCGCAACTCTTAACAGGAGGTATTGTGAACAACACACTAAGACCTACCATCCCAAGTTATTGTGATCTAGAATGGAGAACACTAATGGAGCAGTGTTGGGCACCTAACCCGGCAATCAGGCCATCATTTACAGAAATAGCGCGCCGCTTGCGTGTGATGTCTGCTGCAGCAGCTAGTCAGACGAAAGGACAAGGACACAAAGCATCTAAATGATAATCAACCGATTTGATCTGATGCAAACCTATATATACACGTTATTATATTAAATACATTCAATTGAGCTATAAAATTGTATATGTAATGTGTTACGACGATACGAAGGACATTAGTATCTGTTTGTGTTGTAATTTCTTGGTCTCTACATCTGTTGTTTCTGTTGATGGTTGTATAGAGTATATATGTCAATATGTGTGAAACCATATATTATAGGATTGCTCAAACAACATTTGTACTTATGATGTTAGTTCCAAAGTGTGTTTTTGTACTGCAAGTTGCAAATTAACTTGGTTGTAAGTGAGAGATTTACAAGTATGAATTGCGATTGAGAAAATTTTAAGCAAAGAAAAGTCTTATAAACGAACAATTGAGTGTTTCTTTTGAAGCAGAATTAAGCATTGTTGTAACTTTTATCACCTGTTAGGGAAAATGCTCCTAGTTGTTGTTCTTGCTGTTTCTTTCAAGTTACTAGAATTGTATGGTGTTAA from Vicia villosa cultivar HV-30 ecotype Madison, WI linkage group LG4, Vvil1.0, whole genome shotgun sequence encodes the following:
- the LOC131594650 gene encoding uncharacterized protein LOC131594650; translated protein: MQKHPYNSMEPRKEEFHSAPQPVLQEHLDGMHANTRPSPSFNVSENKPVHNFSIQTGEEFALEFMRDRVNVNLKKPSFPNVVGDPNYSTGYMEFKGLLGHKGSESGSDVSMLASIEKGPKEFDRRNSALHQERSNYGSGRSIPRTSSTNQDNNRVLHGISSSGSSDSLSRMKILCSFGGRILPRPSDGKLRYVGGETRIISIRKDINWPELMQKISSIYNETRVIKYQLPGEDLDALVSVTSDEDLRNMMEECHDLQRRRGSLKLRMFLFSINDLDDTQFGLGSMDGGDSEVQYVVAINGMNVESRSNSILRFAGSSNDIQELDRQTIDKETKRAVVESYGVGSSSLSGNVNPVLTNQSSQPVLPTSSNAYEAYPFFYEDPIIQQGGTSQYPIHNGPFPSNSSARNLADAPVSLPTFGVANQGITSEGQAMASGELHVQSSLPSRPFEGGLQGNLSEAPVPVAVSEALHPAMPLENKISTAESEVLNPIQISRSGEDDFYPASTDAFSRALVDAESNIIDFSCLEPPPLPNRVYYSERIIPREHADLLNRSAKSDDAYGSHLLMADLLSDLNRMNSVSETSDMFHNENLSNLNTVSNSSAKPVRGDGHAISSKHLPDATSQVNPKLYQLADSDLKPVLSDNKISENETNTSKDSHKILPADETKSTENLAFRRVPSVEHNENLTSKLQDQNLSEAPTREPLDAKSKPSQGDILIDIEDRFPRDFLYDMFSKAVHSEDSANISPLPADRAGLSLKMDNHEPKSWSYFQKLAHEGFDNVSLIDQDNIGFSSAVSKVKEGDSKFNISAPPPADVIVLTGPKESHSNINFGQENQNSLPVITKSEAIVFQPENNHSELKANENKNINAAPVENIRPQESEYQDGNNEARDVAVAPQDISFDDFDISTLQIIMNADLEELRELGSGTFGTVYHGKWRGSDVAIKRIKKSCFSGRSSEQERLTIEFWREADILSKLHHPNVVAFYGVVQDGPGGTMATVTEFMVDGSLRHVLLRKDRYLDRRKRLIIAMDAAFGMEYLHAKNIVHFDLKCDNLLVNLKDPLRPICKVGDFGLSKIKRNTLVTGGVRGTLPWMAPELLNGSSNKVSEKVDVFSFGIVLWEILTGEEPYANMHYGAIIGGIVNNTLRPTIPSYCDLEWRTLMEQCWAPNPAIRPSFTEIARRLRVMSAAAASQTKGQGHKASK